taaaaaataattaatgaattatattttattgattaaaataaaaattaaataattataaagaaaaccacctcatttttataatttgagatTAACACTTCCATAtataaatttagtaatatattttattttttaaattaaaattaaataattaaaattaaaattttaaagtaatacaGCCACGTTTAATCATTTCTATACTAGATTGGGTATTGCGATCCGTAATAATTTCGAAAAGTATATTTGTACTAAGTAAATGGTGGTTTTTGAtgatattgaaataaaaattgctGAAATTTTAACCATAACTGGATTAAAAGTGAGGGATGGTTCAATATGATTATGGAGTCAAATGCTCAACTTAGCATTCGGATTATTACTTATCCCAGTTATATGAATTATTCAGCTTTTAGTTTAGTTATTTATGATTGTAAGTTTCAAATTAATGAGACGAATAGTGTTAGTGTTCGTTATATTCCTCGATCTGCTAATGGCCTAATATATATATTGGCTAGAATTGCCTGTCTTTGACAGATCAGATGAAATGAATTGTTTCaacttttatttgtattttgccTCTATTCAATCTtgatagtatttaataaaatttttttactttttttttaaaattaatttattcttaaattattaaaatatcaaataaaatcaaataaatagaATGAAGTGAATTTGGCACtttaaatttttgataaatCAAATTTAGTAAAGTGAAATTCACAcactaaaattgaaaatttttatatgaaattttaaaataaagaaaaacaaatagtaAAAAGGCTAAATTTAGcattaaattatataacaacAAGATTAAAAGTATCAAATTTTATATcttattcatatttatttttaaattatcattaaaaaatacaaataaaactaTATTATGGTTTCTCACTGTAATaagtttatttgattttatttcagcttatttaattttttaataataatttaaagataaatttaaattaaaaaattaaatttaatattttcaatctgacattttatattaaaaaataagcataaaaattaattagaaccCTACAATTCTCTATATATCTCTCAatccttctttttctctttattgGACATATTGTTTGAGAAGTCTCCATGTAAGATCTCCGTCATGCAGAACAAGTGAAAGTGCCATAAGACATGCATTCAACAAGTGGAAGAAAAGGTGATATTCCAATTAGtgattgattttatatatataacacaAAAAGGCTCAATCTAAATTTGTAGAAAAGTAGAAATTGATATGGGTCATATAGCTGATCAAGCTGAATTCCTCTATATGtagttgataatttattttaataaatactttttttataatttaatcaataaattttattattgtttttttattaacaccattttttttatcaccgtttaaattaaagaattttgagtttaaattataatttaaaagaaaaattattaagacTAATGAAAAACTCACTacttaattattcaattttaaaaaatatattaaaatatttttcatattttaaaaaatctactaattagtttttttgataattttaaccattaaatattataaaaaaatataaaatatttataatataaagagattaattaataaatattttaaaatttaaaaaatcaataaataatttttttaaaatcacataaactaaatagtaaaatacttaatcttaaaattaatggagaaattaagtagtaaactttttaaaatgttaaaaatattttaatatattttttaaaattaaaaaattaattaataaatttttcggTATTATAGCAGTATACAGTAATTTTctctaatttaaattcaataaattaagagaaaaaaaaaatcttgtatTCATGGTCATGGTCCGATTTGGCAATATCTTAAATCTACATGCATAGAATTATTCTAAAAATaacgaaaaaaataaatattcatatATTCTGGAAGATTTGTTCAAATTTAGATAGACTGTTTATGATTCAATCATGATCTCAGGTGTTTTACTAGTCCCTATTTTAGATTTTACGCTAAACTAATTAGCATCTCTATACTTTATACTAATTCCCCTTGTTCGGTATGCAAAATCtccaattttttataatatttttatataatattatttaaattttttaactaatttaactGTTAGTAgattctattaataaattaaaattaaaaaaaattactatttaatttttatttatattataaaaaaaaatatatttaataacatatctaaaaaaatactGTTTCTAGTGGGACTCCAGCTTCTGCTACCTTTATAAATAATTGTCATCTGAAATTTTcatatttccatttaaaacaaaagaaagcaaaacaACAAGAAGGCAACAAAAGGTTTATTTTGAGATGAAAATTTGCAGGTGGATGCATGAGGTGAAGGCAGTGATATTAATGGTGGTGGTTCAGTTCTTCTTGGCTGGGCTTAATGTGTTGTACAAATTGGCAACATATGATGGTATGAGCTTGAGGGTGATTGTCTCCTACAGATTCATTTTCGCCACTCTCTTCTTGATTCCTCTTGCTCTCATCTTTGAAAggtaattaattcattaattataattatttttcttaatttattatcTTAATCTTAAACTAGATAATTTTTCTTAGGAAGAAGAGGCCTAAGCTTACATGGACTATACTGTTTCAAGCTTTTCTCTGCGGCTTTTTTGGGTAGGTTATTTGAGAAAGGAGACAAGGAAGAGGGAgatgttaaatattttttttcctacttttatataatttattatttaatatcgcAGGGGATCGTTGTGTCAAAATCTGTATTCTGAAAGTTTGGTGTTAACGTCTGCAACATTTGCTTCTGCTATGGCTAATCTTATACCAGCCGTCACTTTCATCTTGGCTGCTTCTTTTGGgtactaattatttatttttctttacttGGAATTCTAGCTGCAACTCTCTCAGGATATTTTTAGTAATAAagatttgaaataatttaataattaaaaaatttcaatgtgGGGAATTTAGGCTGGAGGAGATGGGAATATCAACTCTAGCAGGAAAAGCAAAAGTGGTGGGAACATTAATGGGTATCACAGGAGCAATGTTGCTAACATTTTGCAAAGGAGCAGTGATCCACATCTGGTCAAAACAGGTCAACCTGATGAAACTTATTACACCTAATGGACGCCACGCGGCAGCATCAAATGGCAGCCTTGTACTGGGGTGTATATTTGCCATGGGGACTTGCTTGTCATTTTCTGTGTGGTTAATAATTCAAGCTAAAATGAGTGCAAGATATCCATGTCCGTACTCAAGCACAGCTCTAATGTCTACAATGGCAGCAATTCAATCTGCTGTTTTTACGATCTGCGTAGAAAAAGACTGGAGCCAATGGAGATTGGGCTGGAACATCAGGTTGTTTACTACAGCTTATTCAGTATGTTTCTTATACCTTTTTATCAGATATTTTTCTCGTAGTTTAGTAATTTTCTCTCGATTTAATTGGGAGTTGATGTGTAATAGTTTTATGGATGATTTATATTACAGGGAATAGTTGTGCAAGGCATGAATATAACTTTCATGATATGGTGTGTGCGGATTAAGGGTCCATTGTTTACAACTTCTTTTTATCCCCTGATGCTTCTGTTCACTGCCTTGGCTGGATCTCTGCTTCTTGACGAGGAATTACACCTTGGAAGGTATGTTTCAATCCATTTCTCTTCTAAGTCTTAAAGTTGATTATAAATATTGATGAATTATCAAGTGATAATTATAGGATAATTTATATAGACAATATAT
This region of Manihot esculenta cultivar AM560-2 chromosome 10, M.esculenta_v8, whole genome shotgun sequence genomic DNA includes:
- the LOC110624625 gene encoding WAT1-related protein At1g25270 isoform X1; the protein is MKICRWMHEVKAVILMVVVQFFLAGLNVLYKLATYDGMSLRVIVSYRFIFATLFLIPLALIFERKKRPKLTWTILFQAFLCGFFGGSLCQNLYSESLVLTSATFASAMANLIPAVTFILAASFGLEEMGISTLAGKAKVVGTLMGITGAMLLTFCKGAVIHIWSKQVNLMKLITPNGRHAAASNGSLVLGCIFAMGTCLSFSVWLIIQAKMSARYPCPYSSTALMSTMAAIQSAVFTICVEKDWSQWRLGWNIRLFTTAYSGIVVQGMNITFMIWCVRIKGPLFTTSFYPLMLLFTALAGSLLLDEELHLGSIIGSTFIVCGLYAVLWGKNSETKKTSLLIPLKNSEEVETTVITSKSDNVENLSSEKLHGKEEKEKESEEKVPVDWR
- the LOC110624625 gene encoding WAT1-related protein At1g25270 isoform X2 — translated: MKICRWMHEVKAVILMVVVQFFLAGLNVLYKLATYDGMSLRVIVSYRFIFATLFLIPLALIFERKKRPKLTWTILFQAFLCGFFGGSLCQNLYSESLVLTSATFASAMANLIPAVTFILAASFGLEEMGISTLAGKAKVVGTLMGITGAMLLTFCKGAVIHIWSKQVNLMKLITPNGRHAAASNGSLVLGCIFAMGTCLSFSVWLIIQAKMSARYPCPYSSTALMSTMAAIQSAVFTICVEKDWSQWRLGWNIRLFTTAYSGIVVQGMNITFMIWCVRIKGPLFTTSFYPLMLLFTALAGSLLLDEELHLGRSLLIGGESFILDLGDERDDGYAYRSEDSLLCDNSISGSYRYAR